GTCAGCAGCGGCAGGGGCGGGGCGGCGGCGCGCCCGCACCGGCCAACGACGCGATGGCCGAGGCCCTGCGCCGCGCCGGACTGGCCTGACTCCAATCGGGCGCGGCCACGCGCCCGCGCCGACACCGCCCGGGATGCCCGCCACAAGGCGGCCATCCCGGGCGACCGGCCCCGCCCGCCCATCACCCCACGCCGGGCGCTGTCGAGCTGCCCCATATCTGGGGCGGGCCGGCCGCACGCTGGCGACGCACGCACGGGACCGTTGGCGCCGTGCAAATCTTGGACACTTTCCGTCAGGGCGGAACGGAAACTGTCCAAGATCTGGTCTTCGCAGCGCGCCCCCAAATATGGGGCAGCTCGACAGGGACTTCGGGACGTGGTGGCAGGGCGCGGGAAATCGGATCGCTTGGTGGTGGGGTCCGGGGTGATGATCTCGCAGTGAGGATGCATACCGACCAGGTTGACGTCACCGCGGACGTGGTCGCCGCGCTGGTGGCCGAGCAGTTTCCCGAGTGGCGGGCCCTCCCGGTGCGCCCGCTCGCGTCGTCCGGCACGGTGAACTCGCTCTTCCGGCTCGGCCCGGAGATCGTCCTGCGGTTCCCGCTGCGACCCACCGCCGACCCGGAGCTGCGCGCCGAACTGCGGCGGGAGCAGGAGTACGCCCGACTGCTCGCCGCGCACCTGCCGGTCGCGGTGCCCGAACCGCTCGGCCTCGGTGAGTCCGGCGAGGGATATCCCGGGCCGTGGACGGCGTACCGCTGGATCGCCGGAGAGCCGGCGCGGCCCGACCTGATCGACGACCCGGACGCCTTCGCTCGCGACCTGGCTGGTGTCGTCGCCGCTCTGCATGACATCGACAGCGGCGGTCGGGCCTGGCCCGGGTTCGGCCGGGGCGGCCCGCTGGCCGCTCAGGACGCCGGCGTGCGGTCGGCCCTCGCCGACAGCGGCCAGCTCACCGACACCGCCCGGCTCGCGGGCGTGTGGGACCGGTGCCGGGAGGCTCCCCGGCACGACGACCATGACGTGTGGATCCACGCCGACCTGATGCCGGGCAACCTGCTGGTTCGCGACGGCCGGCTGGCCGCGGTCATCGACCTCGGCACGGTCGGCGTCGGCGATCCGGCGGTGGACCTGATGCCGGCGTGGAATCTGCTCGACTCCGGGCCGCGGGAGACGTACCGGCGGGCGCTCGGCGTGGACGACGCCACCTGGCAACGCGGGCGCGGCTGGGCCCTGATGCAGGCGATCAACGCGCTGCCGTACTACGTCGAGACCAACCCGGTGATGGCCGACATCGCCCGGCACACCCTGCGGGCCGTACTCGACTGAGCCGCGCCGCACTCGCGGGCGTACCGTCGGCGTCGTGAGTGAGCGGGACGGCCGGGAGTGGCGGGAGCGGCAGCGACAGGCGGTGCGGGCGCACGCCGACGCGGACGCGCGGCAGCGGGCCACCGAGCACGCCGAGGCGGCGGAGCTGGTGGCCTGGTTCGTGGCCGAGGCGACCCGGCGAGGGCTGCCGACCACCCGGCTGGTCGCCCGGGGCTACGACGGGCGCGGGCGCTACCGGACCCGGCTGACCGGGTGGTACGTCGACCGGGCCGAAACCCGGGCGGTGGACGTGGCCGGCCGGTTCCACCTGCTGACGGTGCCGGGCGGCCTGCGGGCGCGGCTGTTCGGGGTCGATCCGCAACCCAGCCCGGCGCCGTTGATTGTCGGAGCGGGTGGCCGCGACGGCGAGTCGATCCCGTTGCGAACGTTGCTCAACCGGCTGCTGGACGACGGGGCTGACGGGCCAGGTTCCACCACCACAGCTGCTGCACCGCGAGGGTGAGCAGCCCGGCCAGGACGATCGCGCAGAGGTTGATCACCAGCTGGAGGGCTGACCCGGCCGCCTCGTCCCACACCCCGTAGGCGCTGGCGACCGACACGTTCGCCGCGGCCGGCACCGTGGTCACGGAGATCAGCACCCCAACCAGGCTGCCTGACTTCTTCGACGTCAACGAGAGCATGCCGGCCACCCCGGCGAGCAGGCCGACCACCCAGGACAGCGCGTCCGGCCGCCAGATGAAGTCGGTGAGCGGGCGGTCCACGAGCAGCATCTCCCGGCTGACCAGACCGGCGGCGTTCAGTGCCCAGGTGCTCAACACGGTCGCGACCATTGCCACCAGGAAACCGACGGTGAGGGCTTGCACCGACCGGATGATCACCGCGAGCCGGCGGCGCAGCAGCGCGACGCAGAGCGCGGCGAGGGGGCCGAACTCCGGCCCGACCACCATCGCCCCGACGATGAGGATCGGCTGGTCCAGCAGCACACCGATACCGGCGATCATGGTGGCGATGGTGAGCAGCGCAAGGTAGGTACCGGACAGTTCGGTCTGCTCGCCGGTCTTCGCCGCGATCTCGTCCCAGACAACCGCGTCAGCACCGCTGCCCGGCGCTTTCTCCGCCGCTCGGTCGGCCGCGGTGGAGATCGTCAGCTCGACGTCGTCAGCGG
Above is a window of Micromonospora coriariae DNA encoding:
- a CDS encoding DUF389 domain-containing protein yields the protein MLHLRVIAPADRSTQVVDLLAAEAGVTHLAVLPGAARQPQGDLILCDVVRESADRVLQGLRRIGVDTSGGIAADDVELTISTAADRAAEKAPGSGADAVVWDEIAAKTGEQTELSGTYLALLTIATMIAGIGVLLDQPILIVGAMVVGPEFGPLAALCVALLRRRLAVIIRSVQALTVGFLVAMVATVLSTWALNAAGLVSREMLLVDRPLTDFIWRPDALSWVVGLLAGVAGMLSLTSKKSGSLVGVLISVTTVPAAANVSVASAYGVWDEAAGSALQLVINLCAIVLAGLLTLAVQQLWWWNLARQPRRPAAG
- a CDS encoding aminoglycoside phosphotransferase family protein produces the protein MHTDQVDVTADVVAALVAEQFPEWRALPVRPLASSGTVNSLFRLGPEIVLRFPLRPTADPELRAELRREQEYARLLAAHLPVAVPEPLGLGESGEGYPGPWTAYRWIAGEPARPDLIDDPDAFARDLAGVVAALHDIDSGGRAWPGFGRGGPLAAQDAGVRSALADSGQLTDTARLAGVWDRCREAPRHDDHDVWIHADLMPGNLLVRDGRLAAVIDLGTVGVGDPAVDLMPAWNLLDSGPRETYRRALGVDDATWQRGRGWALMQAINALPYYVETNPVMADIARHTLRAVLD